A genomic window from Leptolyngbya sp. BL0902 includes:
- a CDS encoding protochlorophyllide reductase: MEQQKTVIVTGASSGVGLNAAKALADLGWHVVMACRNLEKAQAAANEIGMPAGSYTILRLDLASLASVRQFVSDFRATGRTLESLVCNAAVYLPLEKEPIYSEDGYEVSVATNHLGHFLLCNLMLPDLKASTAADKRLIILGTVTANPKELGGKIPIPAPPDLGNLEGFEAGFKAPISMINGKKFKSGKAYKDSKLCNVLTMRELHRRYHDETGITFSSLYPGCVADTPLFRNHFKAFQVIFPWFQKNVTGGYVTQQLAGERVAAVVADADLKESGMYWSWGNRQKPGRRSFAQEVSNEAQDDAKARKLWDLSAKLVGLDDESAKGVPAAAGSV, encoded by the coding sequence ATGGAACAGCAAAAAACCGTGATTGTGACTGGGGCCTCGTCTGGGGTGGGGCTGAATGCCGCCAAGGCATTGGCCGACCTGGGCTGGCATGTGGTAATGGCCTGCCGCAACCTAGAGAAGGCCCAGGCCGCCGCCAACGAGATTGGTATGCCCGCTGGCAGCTACACGATTCTGCGTTTGGATTTGGCGTCTTTGGCCAGTGTGCGCCAGTTTGTCAGCGACTTTCGGGCCACGGGCCGCACGCTGGAATCCCTGGTGTGCAATGCGGCGGTGTATCTGCCCCTCGAAAAAGAGCCAATCTACAGCGAAGATGGCTACGAAGTCAGCGTGGCCACCAACCACCTGGGCCACTTCCTGCTGTGTAATCTGATGCTGCCGGATTTGAAGGCGTCCACCGCCGCCGATAAGCGCCTGATTATCCTCGGCACCGTCACCGCCAACCCCAAGGAACTGGGCGGCAAGATTCCCATCCCCGCCCCGCCGGATCTGGGCAACCTGGAGGGCTTCGAGGCGGGCTTCAAAGCGCCGATTTCGATGATCAACGGCAAGAAGTTCAAGTCGGGCAAGGCCTACAAAGACAGCAAGCTCTGCAACGTGCTCACCATGCGCGAACTGCACCGCCGCTACCACGACGAAACCGGGATCACCTTCAGCTCCCTCTATCCGGGCTGTGTGGCCGATACGCCCCTGTTCCGCAACCACTTCAAGGCGTTCCAGGTGATCTTTCCCTGGTTCCAAAAGAACGTTACGGGCGGCTATGTCACCCAACAACTGGCCGGGGAGCGGGTGGCCGCTGTGGTGGCCGATGCCGATCTGAAGGAATCTGGCATGTACTGGAGCTGGGGCAACCGCCAAAAGCCCGGTCGCCGTTCCTTTGCCCAGGAAGTCTCCAATGAAGCCCAGGACGACGCCAAGGCCCGCAAACTGTGGGATCTGAGCGCCAAGCTGGTGGGCCTGGATGACGAATCGGCCAAGGGCGTTCCGGCGGCGGCTGGGTCGGTCTAG
- the pta gene encoding phosphate acetyltransferase, giving the protein MTHSLYISTTESGSGKALVSLGIIELILRRTTQVQFFRPLVHVPDVAHSADPAHPNWDEDIDLLISHFNLKQTYEESYGLLAPEANDLLVEQRADEVIDTIISKYKALESRADFVLCEGSDYLDENSAFEFGFNQEVAKNLGAPVLILASAHGRTIEEMINPVQRAVDAYLEHGCEVVGVVMNKAEPEQIEAIKESLFQHFGLRGWLLSVIPYQHRLSSPRVRDIAAQLGAEVLYGQRQIRNLATNRIVAAMQLQNSLNWLQPDALIITPGDRGDIIAGMLQAHQSSSYPSLAGLLLTAGLKPDPTIARLIEGIANPLPILSVKTDTFTTAAQVNEVHSALLPDDREKINLSIEAFDTYVDLERLEKQISTVRMQGMTPKMFTYNLMEQAKGDRQHIVLPEAYDPRILKAAAILINRGIVDITLLGNLHDIQQALNKHAITLDLDQLTILNPAQDERLQDYADTFYDLRKAKGVTRDNALDVMMDVSYFGTMMVYKGDADGMVSGAIHTTQHTIRPALQFVKTKPGFSVVSSVFFMCLEHRVLVYGDCAINPNPTAEQLAEIAISSADTARTFGVEPKIALLSYSSGDSGQGEDVERVRQATQIARERRPDLLLEGPIQYDAAVDAAVGSQKMPDSKVAGKASVLIFPDLNTGNNTYKAVQRETGAIAIGPILQGLKKPVNDLSRGCTVEDIINTVAITAIQAQAEKQP; this is encoded by the coding sequence ATGACCCACTCTCTCTACATCAGCACCACCGAATCGGGCAGCGGCAAGGCGCTGGTTTCCCTCGGCATTATTGAGTTAATCCTGCGGCGTACCACCCAGGTGCAGTTTTTTCGGCCCCTGGTGCATGTGCCCGATGTGGCCCACTCCGCCGACCCGGCCCATCCCAATTGGGACGAGGACATTGATCTTCTCATCAGCCACTTCAACCTCAAGCAAACCTATGAGGAATCCTATGGGCTGCTGGCCCCGGAGGCGAATGATTTGCTGGTGGAGCAGCGGGCCGATGAGGTGATTGACACGATTATCAGCAAGTACAAGGCGCTGGAAAGTCGGGCGGATTTTGTGCTGTGCGAAGGGTCGGACTATTTAGACGAAAACTCGGCCTTTGAGTTTGGCTTTAACCAGGAGGTGGCCAAAAATCTGGGGGCTCCGGTGCTAATTTTGGCCAGCGCCCACGGGCGCACCATCGAGGAAATGATTAACCCCGTGCAGCGGGCGGTGGATGCCTACCTAGAGCACGGCTGCGAGGTGGTGGGGGTGGTGATGAACAAGGCCGAGCCGGAGCAGATTGAGGCGATTAAGGAGTCGCTGTTTCAGCATTTTGGCCTGCGGGGCTGGCTGCTGTCGGTGATTCCCTACCAGCATCGCCTCAGTAGCCCCAGGGTGCGAGACATTGCCGCCCAACTGGGGGCGGAGGTGCTCTACGGCCAGCGCCAAATCAGAAACCTGGCCACAAATCGAATTGTGGCGGCGATGCAGTTGCAGAATAGCCTCAACTGGCTGCAACCCGACGCCCTGATTATCACCCCTGGCGACCGGGGCGACATCATTGCCGGGATGCTCCAGGCCCACCAGTCCAGCAGCTATCCCTCCCTGGCGGGGCTGTTGCTGACGGCGGGGCTAAAGCCCGATCCCACCATTGCGCGGCTGATTGAGGGCATCGCCAACCCCCTGCCTATCCTCTCGGTGAAGACCGACACCTTCACCACCGCCGCCCAGGTGAACGAAGTCCACAGCGCCCTGCTGCCCGACGACCGGGAAAAAATCAACCTCAGCATCGAAGCCTTCGACACCTACGTTGACCTAGAGCGCCTGGAAAAACAAATCAGCACCGTGCGGATGCAGGGCATGACCCCCAAAATGTTCACCTACAACCTGATGGAGCAGGCTAAGGGAGATCGCCAGCATATCGTGCTGCCGGAAGCCTACGATCCCCGCATCCTCAAAGCCGCTGCCATCCTGATCAACCGGGGCATTGTGGATATCACCCTGCTGGGCAACCTCCACGACATCCAGCAAGCCCTCAACAAACACGCCATCACCCTCGACCTCGACCAACTCACCATCCTCAACCCCGCCCAGGATGAGCGACTTCAGGACTATGCCGACACCTTCTACGACCTCCGCAAGGCCAAGGGCGTCACCCGCGACAACGCCCTCGACGTGATGATGGATGTCTCCTACTTCGGCACCATGATGGTCTACAAGGGCGACGCGGACGGCATGGTCTCCGGGGCCATCCACACCACCCAGCACACCATTCGCCCCGCCCTGCAATTTGTGAAAACCAAACCGGGCTTTTCCGTGGTGTCCTCAGTGTTTTTCATGTGCCTAGAGCATCGCGTTCTGGTCTACGGCGACTGCGCCATCAACCCCAACCCCACGGCAGAACAACTGGCGGAAATCGCCATCTCCTCCGCCGACACCGCCCGCACCTTTGGCGTGGAACCCAAAATCGCCCTGCTCTCCTACTCCTCCGGCGACTCTGGCCAAGGGGAAGACGTGGAACGGGTGCGCCAAGCCACCCAAATTGCCCGCGAACGCCGCCCCGACCTGCTCCTGGAAGGCCCCATCCAGTACGACGCCGCCGTGGATGCCGCCGTGGGTTCCCAAAAAATGCCCGACTCTAAAGTCGCCGGAAAAGCCTCCGTGCTGATCTTCCCCGACCTCAACACGGGCAACAACACCTACAAAGCCGTCCAGCGCGAAACCGGAGCCATCGCCATCGGCCCCATCCTGCAAGGGCTAAAAAAACCCGTCAACGACCTCAGCCGAGGCTGCACCGTGGAGGACATCATCAACACCGTCGCCATCACCGCCATCCAAGCCCAGGCGGAAAAGCAGCCCTAG
- the dusB gene encoding tRNA dihydrouridine synthase DusB yields the protein MTDPLAAQRLAVGDPPSAPSLTDLAPHLREPLRIGDVTLHSRVLQSPLSGVTDRAFRELVRRYAPESMLYTEMVQASGLCHARELEKIMDIGPEEQPISIQLFDCRPDFMAEAARMAEAEGAKTIDINMGCPVNKITKKGGGSSLLRQPEVAEAIVKTVVEAVAVPVTVKTRIGWDDDDINAVEFARRMEAAGAQMLTLHGRTRRQGYHGPARWEWIARVKAALSIPVIANGDIVSIESALRCLAETGADGVMCSRGTLGYPFLVGEIDQAIKTGQWPTLPTPLDRLRCAQEHLHLLWRYKGQKGIHQARKHMAWYVKGFEGAAPLRDQLCQIQTVEEGDHLLSQAIHALSQSPSGAPRSNQTAPLA from the coding sequence ATGACTGATCCTCTTGCAGCCCAGCGCCTAGCGGTGGGTGATCCTCCTTCTGCCCCAAGCCTGACTGACCTGGCCCCCCACCTGCGCGAACCGTTGAGGATTGGCGATGTGACCCTCCACAGCCGAGTCCTTCAGTCGCCGCTGTCGGGGGTGACGGATCGGGCCTTTCGGGAACTGGTGCGCCGCTATGCACCGGAGTCGATGCTCTATACGGAAATGGTGCAGGCATCGGGGCTGTGCCATGCGCGGGAGCTAGAGAAAATTATGGACATTGGCCCCGAAGAGCAGCCAATCAGCATTCAGCTATTCGACTGTCGGCCCGACTTTATGGCCGAGGCGGCGCGGATGGCGGAGGCCGAGGGGGCCAAAACCATTGATATCAACATGGGTTGCCCGGTCAACAAAATCACCAAAAAGGGGGGCGGGTCTTCCCTGCTGCGTCAGCCGGAGGTGGCGGAGGCGATTGTGAAAACCGTGGTGGAGGCGGTGGCGGTGCCTGTCACCGTCAAAACCCGGATTGGCTGGGATGACGACGACATCAATGCGGTGGAATTTGCTCGTCGCATGGAAGCGGCTGGGGCGCAGATGTTGACCCTCCACGGACGCACCCGTCGCCAGGGCTACCACGGCCCCGCCCGCTGGGAGTGGATTGCCCGCGTCAAGGCGGCGCTGTCGATTCCGGTGATTGCCAATGGCGACATTGTTTCCATCGAGTCGGCCCTGCGCTGTTTGGCCGAAACTGGGGCCGATGGGGTGATGTGCTCGCGGGGCACCCTGGGCTATCCCTTTTTGGTGGGCGAAATTGATCAGGCCATCAAAACCGGGCAGTGGCCGACGCTACCCACGCCCCTAGATCGCCTGCGTTGCGCCCAGGAGCATCTGCATTTGCTGTGGCGCTACAAAGGGCAAAAGGGCATCCACCAGGCCCGCAAGCACATGGCTTGGTACGTCAAAGGGTTTGAAGGCGCGGCCCCCTTGCGGGATCAGCTCTGCCAAATTCAGACCGTGGAGGAGGGCGATCACTTACTCAGTCAGGCAATTCACGCCCTCTCGCAGTCCCCAAGTGGGGCACCCAGGTCGAACCAAACCGCGCCGCTGGCCTAG
- the thyX gene encoding FAD-dependent thymidylate synthase has protein sequence MDRFTVEVISQTTNPQQTMYAAMHQDYAEGFVAHERDKWPSEERCGDILVTNLLKGGRGHYGPLEHPQIVFNIGWFPHSTMQQIRTHRVGISFDVQSFRYTGQRILDVVDGKREVEEVFYLRPLGFYSDRQGKKYEYTAEARQQDINWCLEASRRYKQRIEQGFAEEHARGLIPFDIRQHWVMSANVRSVMHLLDLRWKADAQLEAQKLCEEIWPHFQAWVPAIAAWYEENRLKKAKLSP, from the coding sequence ATGGATCGGTTTACGGTTGAGGTCATTTCCCAAACCACCAACCCCCAGCAGACCATGTATGCCGCCATGCATCAGGACTATGCTGAGGGCTTTGTGGCCCACGAACGAGACAAATGGCCCAGCGAAGAACGCTGCGGTGACATTCTAGTCACCAATTTACTCAAGGGTGGCCGTGGTCACTATGGCCCTCTCGAACACCCCCAAATTGTCTTCAATATCGGCTGGTTTCCCCACAGCACCATGCAACAAATCCGAACTCATCGGGTGGGAATTTCCTTCGATGTTCAATCCTTTCGATATACAGGTCAGCGAATTTTAGACGTGGTGGACGGCAAGCGCGAGGTCGAAGAAGTCTTCTATCTGCGGCCTTTGGGGTTCTACAGTGATCGTCAGGGCAAGAAGTATGAATACACCGCCGAGGCCCGACAGCAGGATATCAACTGGTGTTTAGAGGCTAGCCGTCGCTATAAACAGCGCATTGAGCAGGGCTTTGCCGAAGAGCACGCCAGGGGGCTGATTCCCTTTGATATTCGCCAGCATTGGGTGATGTCGGCCAATGTGCGCTCGGTGATGCATCTGCTGGATTTGCGCTGGAAAGCCGATGCCCAGCTTGAGGCCCAAAAGCTCTGTGAGGAAATTTGGCCCCACTTCCAAGCCTGGGTGCCTGCCATTGCCGCCTGGTACGAAGAAAACCGCCTGAAAAAAGCGAAGCTCTCACCCTAG
- a CDS encoding sensor domain-containing diguanylate cyclase, with product MNTVAAQKRLVEIIRDLCFAPSLDIVMTLVAVAARELTHADGATFVLKEDDQCFYAHENAIAPLWKGQRFPLHSCICGWVINHKQAAIIEDIYSDARIPVEAYTPTFVKSLTVVPIDESDPLGVIGVYWADRHQPLEDELDLLKSLAETTATVLRRICGPDASHKAGFEELDEKTLSRMEQLERTNAKLRAEVLQRHTQEAELIRLSLTDGLTGLYNRRGFYLMANPKLRQARRQRQSATVAFIDVDYLKQVNDHFGHEAGDWLILGTAEALHRTCTEGDVLARLGGDEFVVFLSSEADAATLTDHLRTNADAFVAENQLPYPLSFSVGLAVGTWDEAHLSLRDLVNRADVAMYAQKQRRRPVNIAALKAAQHWSQSQVSL from the coding sequence ATGAATACCGTTGCCGCTCAAAAGCGCTTGGTTGAGATAATCCGGGACTTGTGCTTTGCCCCCAGTCTAGATATCGTGATGACCCTGGTGGCGGTGGCTGCCCGTGAACTTACCCATGCCGATGGGGCTACCTTTGTTCTCAAGGAAGACGACCAGTGCTTCTATGCCCACGAGAACGCCATCGCCCCCCTCTGGAAAGGGCAGCGGTTTCCCCTACATAGCTGTATCTGTGGCTGGGTGATCAACCACAAACAGGCCGCCATCATTGAGGATATCTACAGTGATGCCCGTATCCCGGTGGAAGCCTATACCCCCACCTTTGTGAAAAGCCTGACCGTGGTGCCCATCGACGAATCGGATCCCCTAGGGGTAATTGGGGTTTATTGGGCCGACCGCCACCAGCCCCTAGAGGACGAACTCGATCTTCTGAAAAGCCTTGCTGAGACTACGGCAACGGTGCTGCGGCGGATCTGTGGCCCCGATGCCTCCCACAAGGCAGGCTTTGAGGAATTGGACGAGAAGACCCTCTCCCGCATGGAACAGCTTGAGCGCACCAACGCTAAACTGCGGGCTGAAGTGTTGCAGCGCCATACCCAAGAGGCCGAACTGATTCGCCTCTCCCTCACCGATGGGTTGACGGGGCTTTACAATCGGCGTGGCTTTTACCTAATGGCCAATCCCAAGCTGCGGCAGGCCCGTCGGCAGCGACAATCGGCCACGGTAGCCTTTATTGATGTGGATTATCTCAAGCAGGTGAATGATCACTTTGGCCATGAGGCAGGCGACTGGCTGATTTTGGGCACCGCTGAAGCCCTACACCGCACCTGCACCGAGGGTGATGTTTTGGCCCGATTGGGGGGCGATGAATTCGTTGTCTTTTTGTCTTCCGAGGCCGATGCTGCGACCCTCACCGACCATCTCCGCACCAACGCCGACGCTTTTGTAGCCGAGAACCAACTGCCCTATCCTCTGTCCTTCAGTGTGGGACTGGCGGTAGGCACCTGGGACGAAGCCCATCTCTCCCTGCGAGACCTAGTAAACCGGGCCGATGTTGCCATGTATGCCCAGAAGCAGCGCCGCCGCCCCGTCAATATAGCTGCCCTCAAGGCGGCCCAGCACTGGAGCCAAAGCCAAGTGAGCCTCTAG
- a CDS encoding substrate-binding periplasmic protein, translating to MAFTTVFPGQLSIIASRFDARPMSFLQGDERLGYEPAVARAVCQHLGLEPVWVNYPIDQFYPVLSSGQHDVVWFNQAITQERRAWADFTRPYGRFDEAVLVREDSPIHHVQDLAEKRLGTLDTRLPMLPQEDFPDLEWVAFADRDAAFTTMLSALDHHEIDAVLEDAVLLLTAEADNPRWRVAFQRFTQQPFGVGVLPGNRELLDALNQALTQLMVDGTLARLWAQWIPFKPFPF from the coding sequence ATGGCCTTCACGACGGTTTTTCCCGGTCAGTTGTCGATTATTGCCAGCCGCTTTGATGCTCGGCCTATGAGCTTTTTGCAAGGAGACGAGCGCCTCGGCTATGAGCCAGCGGTGGCTAGGGCCGTGTGCCAGCATCTTGGCCTCGAACCCGTTTGGGTAAACTATCCCATCGATCAGTTCTACCCTGTGCTTAGCAGCGGCCAGCACGATGTGGTGTGGTTTAACCAGGCCATTACCCAGGAACGCCGCGCCTGGGCAGACTTTACCCGTCCCTATGGCCGCTTTGATGAGGCGGTGCTGGTGCGTGAGGATAGCCCCATCCATCATGTGCAAGATCTGGCCGAGAAACGGCTGGGCACCCTAGATACCCGGTTGCCGATGCTGCCTCAGGAGGATTTCCCTGACCTAGAGTGGGTCGCCTTTGCCGACCGCGATGCCGCCTTTACCACCATGCTTTCCGCCCTAGACCACCATGAGATTGACGCGGTGCTAGAGGATGCGGTGCTGCTGCTAACAGCGGAGGCGGATAACCCCAGGTGGCGGGTTGCCTTTCAGCGATTTACCCAGCAACCCTTTGGCGTGGGGGTGCTACCGGGCAATCGAGAACTCCTAGATGCCCTCAACCAAGCCCTCACCCAGCTCATGGTAGACGGCACCCTAGCCCGCCTGTGGGCGCAGTGGATTCCCTTTAAGCCCTTTCCTTTTTAG
- a CDS encoding ferredoxin-thioredoxin reductase variable chain: MNVGNRVRIKASVIFYHHPLHRNEAFDANGLEGTVVGVLNDYQGRPISPNFPVQVEFAVEGVKRPFRAHLKADELEVV, translated from the coding sequence ATGAATGTCGGAAATCGAGTTCGCATCAAAGCATCGGTTATTTTTTACCACCACCCGCTGCACCGCAATGAAGCCTTTGATGCCAATGGGTTAGAAGGCACCGTTGTCGGTGTGCTCAATGACTATCAAGGTCGCCCCATCAGCCCCAACTTTCCGGTGCAGGTGGAGTTTGCCGTGGAAGGTGTCAAGCGTCCCTTCCGCGCCCACCTCAAGGCCGATGAGCTAGAGGTGGTATAG
- a CDS encoding ABC transporter ATP-binding protein produces the protein MIEVEHLGKTYGSTPAIRDVTFEAQPGEILGFLGPNGAGKTTTMRILSGYLPASEGTARIAGYDVHTDSMAVRQRIGYLPESPPLYPQMTVEGYLNFVAKIKGVPAGMRPQRAQIAMERCGLIDRRNTLIRKLSKGYRQRVGIAQAIIHDPPVIILDEPTVGLDPRQINEVRQLIKSLAGSHTIILSTHILPEVSMTCDRVTIINRGQVVATDTPDNLTARLAGETAYEVEIRGDVNRAQSLLTQLSEVRQVDILSPDHVPEHHHRLWVAGNQGANLGQAIAASLVNAGIELHELRRQQATLEDVFLNLTTTEPSDPPVPPVEVSQ, from the coding sequence ATGATTGAAGTTGAGCACCTCGGTAAAACCTATGGCTCTACCCCGGCCATTCGCGATGTCACTTTTGAGGCGCAGCCGGGGGAGATTTTAGGCTTTTTGGGGCCAAACGGGGCAGGTAAAACCACCACCATGCGGATTTTGTCGGGCTACCTGCCAGCCTCGGAGGGGACGGCCCGGATTGCGGGCTACGATGTCCACACCGATTCCATGGCGGTGCGCCAGCGAATTGGCTATTTGCCGGAGTCGCCGCCGCTGTATCCACAGATGACGGTGGAGGGCTATTTGAACTTTGTGGCCAAAATTAAGGGCGTTCCGGCGGGAATGCGGCCCCAGCGGGCGCAAATTGCCATGGAGCGTTGCGGGTTGATAGATCGGCGCAACACGTTGATTCGCAAGCTGTCTAAGGGGTATCGGCAGCGGGTGGGCATTGCCCAGGCGATTATCCACGACCCGCCCGTGATTATTTTGGACGAACCCACCGTGGGCCTCGATCCGCGCCAAATTAACGAAGTTCGCCAGTTGATTAAGAGCCTCGCCGGAAGCCACACCATCATCCTCTCCACCCACATTCTGCCGGAGGTGAGCATGACCTGTGACCGGGTGACGATCATCAACCGAGGGCAGGTGGTGGCGACGGATACGCCGGACAATCTCACCGCTCGTCTGGCTGGGGAAACCGCCTATGAGGTGGAGATTCGGGGGGATGTGAACCGGGCGCAGTCGTTGTTAACCCAGCTCTCCGAGGTGCGGCAGGTGGATATCCTCAGCCCCGACCATGTGCCGGAGCATCACCATCGCCTGTGGGTGGCGGGAAACCAGGGCGCAAACCTGGGCCAAGCCATTGCGGCCAGTCTGGTGAACGCAGGGATAGAACTCCACGAACTGCGCCGCCAACAGGCCACCCTAGAGGATGTGTTCCTCAACCTGACCACCACCGAACCCAGTGATCCCCCCGTGCCCCCCGTGGAGGTGTCCCAATGA
- a CDS encoding ABC transporter permease has protein sequence MTNANPKLTPPLKNNLNNLIFKNILAIYQRELQSYFTAPLSYVIAAVFWLLGGFFLVAILLGPQGLIAAAAQADQAAQMGMTPPSFDVAYEFNKAYVGLLGSLSMFVLPMLSMGLYTDERKQGTLELLATSPLPNWAVALGKLLAVVTFYIGMVLPLMVSQSVALGAASPAVGSSGFVLSYVGLVLMAASLLALGMFVSSLTDSTVLAAIMTFALILLLWLVDAVAQGLPGALGEAFSHLSLLRHFTTFTEGVFDSSSLVLFLSFIVLGIFLTAQSVEALRFQRS, from the coding sequence ATGACGAACGCAAACCCAAAGTTGACTCCACCCTTGAAGAATAATTTGAACAACCTCATCTTCAAAAACATCCTGGCCATCTACCAGCGGGAACTGCAAAGCTACTTCACGGCCCCTCTGTCCTACGTGATTGCGGCGGTGTTTTGGTTGCTGGGGGGCTTTTTTCTGGTGGCGATTTTGCTGGGGCCGCAGGGGCTGATTGCCGCCGCTGCCCAGGCCGACCAAGCCGCCCAGATGGGCATGACCCCGCCCTCCTTTGATGTCGCCTACGAGTTCAACAAAGCCTACGTGGGCCTGTTGGGGTCGCTGTCGATGTTTGTGCTGCCGATGCTCTCCATGGGCCTCTACACCGACGAACGCAAGCAGGGCACCCTGGAGCTTTTGGCCACCTCGCCCCTGCCGAACTGGGCCGTTGCCCTGGGCAAGCTGCTGGCGGTGGTGACGTTCTACATCGGCATGGTGCTGCCGTTGATGGTGAGTCAGTCCGTGGCCTTGGGGGCGGCGTCTCCGGCGGTGGGTTCATCTGGATTTGTGCTGTCCTACGTGGGCCTGGTGCTGATGGCCGCAAGCCTGCTGGCCCTGGGGATGTTCGTGTCCTCCCTCACCGATAGCACCGTCTTGGCGGCGATTATGACCTTTGCCCTAATTCTGCTGCTGTGGCTGGTGGATGCCGTGGCCCAGGGGTTGCCCGGTGCCCTAGGGGAAGCCTTCAGCCATCTTTCCCTGCTGCGCCATTTCACCACCTTCACCGAGGGCGTGTTCGACTCTAGCAGCCTCGTCCTGTTCCTGTCCTTCATCGTCCTCGGCATTTTCCTCACCGCCCAATCCGTCGAAGCACTGCGTTTCCAGCGATCTTAG
- a CDS encoding GldG family protein → MNVKVAYQKYLKYLALPGLALATAGLIAGFVAGWTPLPSALLLGGLGLMVVGLGFSEYGRNRFWSQRSTEAGANALVSILAVLAILGLVNFLAVRYSSRVDLTENQIFTLAPESRQVVASLAEPTRVLVFDPSQNPQDRQLLESYRRAGDNFAFEFVNPYDNPRLAQSFNVTQPGMVFVEQGDNRRPVQTLTPSDRLSERTLTNILAQLGTESALTAYFTQGHQEFAIDGSETGFLQAATALGEKGFTVEPLDLSTTPTVPEDASVVIVAGPATEFFDAEVDALQAYLDRGGSLMLMIDPRTNPNLDSLLDPWGVTLDDRIVLDTSGTGQLVGLGPAAPLVTNYGDHPITRDFGTGRSFFPLVRPVNIEEVPDVMAVSILNSNAQSRAEAISEAGELQFDENAPPSGPYSLGVALSRPISESSNDDPAADSPSENSATEEGADTEEADPLEDLVGSNSEDDPGSQEARLVVIGNASFATDGLFEQQLNGDVFLNSVSWLGQANDATLSIRPREVTNRRIVMTVQQQLGLGVFALLILPLVGVILAVLLWLKRR, encoded by the coding sequence ATGAACGTTAAGGTGGCCTATCAGAAGTATCTCAAGTACCTTGCCCTGCCCGGTTTGGCCCTGGCTACGGCGGGGTTGATTGCGGGCTTTGTGGCGGGTTGGACGCCCCTGCCCTCGGCGCTGCTGTTGGGCGGGTTGGGGCTGATGGTGGTGGGCTTGGGCTTTAGCGAGTATGGCCGCAACCGCTTCTGGAGTCAGCGTTCCACGGAGGCGGGGGCCAATGCCCTGGTGTCCATTCTGGCGGTGCTGGCCATTTTGGGGTTGGTGAACTTCCTGGCGGTGCGCTACTCCAGCCGGGTGGATCTCACCGAAAACCAAATCTTCACCCTGGCCCCAGAGTCGCGCCAAGTGGTGGCATCTCTGGCAGAACCAACGCGGGTGCTGGTGTTCGACCCCAGCCAAAACCCCCAGGATCGGCAGCTTTTGGAAAGTTATCGACGGGCGGGGGATAACTTTGCCTTCGAGTTCGTCAACCCCTACGATAACCCCCGTTTAGCCCAGTCCTTCAACGTTACCCAGCCGGGAATGGTGTTTGTGGAGCAGGGCGACAACCGCCGTCCCGTGCAGACCCTCACTCCCTCAGATCGCCTGTCGGAGCGCACCCTCACCAACATCCTGGCCCAATTAGGCACCGAAAGCGCCCTGACGGCCTACTTCACCCAGGGGCATCAAGAATTTGCCATCGACGGTAGCGAAACCGGATTCCTCCAGGCCGCCACCGCCCTAGGGGAAAAGGGCTTTACCGTGGAGCCGCTGGACTTGTCTACCACGCCCACCGTGCCGGAGGACGCCAGCGTCGTCATTGTAGCTGGCCCCGCGACGGAATTTTTTGATGCCGAGGTGGACGCCCTCCAAGCCTACCTGGATCGTGGGGGTAGCCTGATGCTGATGATCGACCCGCGCACCAACCCCAATTTGGATAGCCTGCTCGACCCCTGGGGCGTCACCCTCGATGACCGCATCGTGCTGGATACCTCCGGCACCGGGCAACTGGTCGGCCTTGGCCCCGCCGCCCCCCTCGTCACCAACTACGGCGACCACCCCATCACCCGCGACTTTGGCACCGGGCGCTCCTTCTTTCCCCTGGTACGTCCCGTCAATATCGAAGAAGTGCCCGATGTCATGGCAGTCTCGATCCTCAACAGCAACGCCCAAAGCCGCGCCGAAGCCATCTCCGAAGCCGGGGAACTTCAGTTCGACGAAAACGCCCCTCCCTCTGGCCCCTACAGCCTCGGTGTTGCCCTCAGTCGTCCTATTAGCGAAAGCAGCAACGACGATCCGGCGGCGGACTCCCCATCGGAAAATTCCGCCACCGAGGAAGGTGCTGATACGGAGGAAGCCGATCCCCTAGAGGATTTGGTGGGTTCAAATTCAGAGGATGATCCTGGGAGCCAAGAAGCCCGCCTGGTGGTGATCGGCAATGCCTCCTTTGCCACCGATGGCCTGTTCGAGCAACAGCTCAACGGCGATGTCTTCCTCAACTCCGTGAGCTGGCTGGGCCAAGCCAACGACGCCACCCTGTCGATTCGCCCCCGTGAAGTCACCAACCGCCGGATTGTGATGACGGTGCAGCAACAACTTGGCCTAGGGGTGTTTGCCCTGCTGATTCTGCCCTTGGTGGGCGTGATCCTAGCCGTGCTGCTCTGGCTCAAACGGCGTTAG